In one Mucilaginibacter ginsenosidivorax genomic region, the following are encoded:
- a CDS encoding acyltransferase family protein: MIKPDKLNPEQERILSVDFFRGFTMFMLVSGYGQLFSTASSNPVVSLLGRQMDHANWQGLTAWDLIQPFFMFIVGVAMPFSFSRKWAKGESWNKSLRGVLQRSLLLLFLGWLVSSETKSSFTNVLAQLSVTYLIAFLVMRKAIKWQVLVSVILIVLTDVIYRAWPVHGFNQPFTADHNFGSWFDVFLTGGLSEDRWVAFNAIPTTAHTIWGVIAGMILMKDYAPQKKVGILLTIGIAGIIAGYALGMYIPVIKRICTSSFIILSGGYAFVGLAVCYLLIDVLHLKKGVVFFAIVGMNPLFIYLFWHSGGRLVLMNLAKPVTNRLFGWISPDAITTATILVVSGMMWYICYFLYKRKIFIRI, encoded by the coding sequence ATGATAAAGCCGGATAAACTGAATCCTGAACAGGAGCGCATTCTTTCTGTTGATTTTTTTCGTGGCTTTACCATGTTTATGCTGGTATCGGGTTACGGGCAGTTGTTTAGTACGGCCAGCAGCAACCCGGTTGTTTCGCTCCTGGGCCGGCAAATGGACCACGCCAACTGGCAGGGACTTACCGCCTGGGACCTTATTCAGCCTTTTTTTATGTTTATTGTTGGCGTTGCAATGCCATTTTCTTTTTCAAGAAAATGGGCCAAAGGCGAAAGCTGGAATAAATCGTTACGGGGCGTTTTACAACGGTCGCTTTTATTGCTCTTCCTTGGCTGGCTTGTATCTTCCGAAACAAAATCTTCTTTTACCAATGTCCTCGCTCAGTTATCAGTTACCTACCTTATTGCCTTTTTGGTAATGCGTAAGGCCATCAAATGGCAGGTGCTGGTTTCGGTTATATTAATTGTTTTAACCGACGTCATCTACCGGGCCTGGCCTGTTCATGGCTTCAATCAGCCTTTTACTGCCGATCATAATTTTGGCTCATGGTTCGATGTTTTCCTAACCGGGGGGCTAAGCGAAGACAGATGGGTTGCATTTAACGCTATTCCTACAACGGCCCACACCATTTGGGGGGTAATTGCCGGGATGATACTAATGAAAGATTATGCGCCTCAAAAAAAAGTGGGGATACTGCTTACCATAGGTATTGCTGGTATTATAGCCGGGTATGCCCTTGGTATGTATATTCCTGTTATTAAGCGTATTTGCACAAGCTCATTTATCATATTAAGCGGAGGATATGCATTTGTTGGCCTAGCCGTTTGCTACTTGCTGATTGATGTGCTTCATTTAAAAAAGGGTGTTGTTTTTTTTGCAATTGTTGGCATGAACCCTCTATTTATTTACCTATTCTGGCACTCAGGAGGCAGGCTTGTGCTGATGAACCTTGCTAAACCGGTTACCAACAGGCTTTTTGGCTGGATAAGTCCTGACGCCATTACTACCGCCACAATACTTGTTGTATCTGGTATGATGTGGTATATCTGTTACTTTTTGTACAAGCGAAAAATATTCATCAGGATTTAA